Proteins from a genomic interval of Yarrowia lipolytica chromosome 1E, complete sequence:
- a CDS encoding uncharacterized protein (Compare to YALI0E05511g, no similarity), with the protein MNTITVASDEYREYASITTRHPYNLILNLILRYLTPNPNPCYYLYNQPRPTYNASPLQITQITMPVLKVVAKISDQFPCLTDVLYVQNITGTISSQDPKYPFEAVITSGHDVIRTTKSGQTAILDAVLVGHLKDSDKKFLMKYSGHLNFSPELVEVLTGKKTEHGPPGNVKSFGTIELDEEAKDDKESWVVGQTMVGNGRFFRDGEDLFVEYLTEFM; encoded by the coding sequence ATGAACACAATCACGGTAGCTAGCGACGAGTATCGTGAGTAtgcctccatcaccacgAGACATCCTTACAACCTTATCCTGAACCTAATCCTACGCTATCTGACCCCTAACCCCAATCCATGCTATTACTTATACAACCAGCCTCGACCGACATACAACGCCTCGCCTCTACAAATCACACAAATCACAATGCCCGTGCTCAAAGTCGTCGCCAAGATCTCCGACCAATTCCCTTGTCTCACCGACGTGCTCTACGTCCAGAACATCACCGGAACCATCTCTTCCCAGGACCCCAAGTACCCCTTTGAGGCCGTCATCACCTCTGGTCACGACGTGATTCGAACCACAAAGTCCGGTCAGACCGCCATTTTGGACGCCGTTCTGGTCGGCCACCTCAAGGACTCCGACAAGAAGTTCCTGATGAAGTACTCCGGTCACCTGAACTTTTCTCCCGAGCTAGTTGAGGTTCTTACGGGCAAGAAGACTGAGCATGGTCCCCCCGGTAACGTCAAGTCTTTCGGCACCATTGAGCttgacgaggaggccaaggacgatAAGGAGAGCTGGGTCGTTGGACAGACCATGGTCGGAAACGGCCGATTTTTCCGAGACGGAGAGGATCTCTTCGTGGAGTATCTTACCGAGTTCATGTAA